The Bacillus xiapuensis genome window below encodes:
- the flgK gene encoding flagellar hook-associated protein FlgK yields MRSTFFGLETAKRAMFTQQSALYTTGHNISNANTPGYTRQRVNFQTTLPYPAIGMNRPGIPGQMGTGVEAGSVQRVRDNFIDMQFRGENNKLGYWQARAESLSKMEDIMNEPSKNGLSAVMGEFWQSLQDLSVHPENIGAREVVLERGEAVIDTFEHLHSSLSTVQKDLGNQISVNIKEINSLLDQISDLNRQIGEIEPHGYLPNDLYDQRDRLVDQLSQHVNIQVETVGSGGHALDIAEGIYNITMLDANGQEVKLITGTDVQQISVQSEKPAIDSDSNGLPDLPDGAVTGFKVGDTALDVKDFTQGKLRSMAEAYGYQDGSEVKGLYPRMLDDLDKLAYTFATMFNNQHKEGYGLNQDQKGKEFFDVSGLTKDNYKDAAKIIAIQKDLDPEDIAASQVAADLSVQPIKSNGGNGKNAIELGKISSNLITAADGVPVEAGSIKTFFEGVIGRLGVEALKANRLASDTKILTASIETNRQSISSVSLDEEMTNLIKYQHAYNAAARNITVVDEMLDKIINGMGVVGR; encoded by the coding sequence ATGCGATCCACTTTTTTTGGATTAGAAACAGCAAAGCGCGCCATGTTCACACAGCAAAGCGCTTTATATACGACAGGCCACAATATCTCTAACGCCAATACGCCGGGATACACGCGCCAACGGGTTAACTTCCAGACGACTCTGCCCTATCCGGCGATCGGCATGAACCGTCCGGGCATTCCCGGGCAAATGGGAACTGGTGTCGAGGCGGGATCCGTGCAGCGGGTGAGAGATAATTTTATCGATATGCAGTTCCGCGGAGAGAATAATAAACTCGGATACTGGCAAGCCCGCGCCGAATCGCTGAGCAAAATGGAAGATATCATGAACGAACCAAGCAAAAACGGTCTTTCCGCGGTGATGGGAGAGTTCTGGCAGTCGCTTCAGGACTTAAGCGTTCATCCCGAGAACATCGGCGCCCGAGAAGTGGTGCTGGAGCGGGGAGAGGCCGTCATTGATACCTTTGAACATCTGCACAGCTCGCTTTCGACGGTCCAAAAGGACCTGGGCAATCAAATCAGCGTGAACATTAAGGAGATTAATTCCCTGCTTGATCAGATCAGTGATTTAAATCGGCAAATCGGGGAAATAGAGCCGCATGGCTATTTGCCGAATGACTTGTATGATCAGCGCGACCGCTTAGTCGATCAATTATCCCAGCATGTCAATATCCAAGTGGAAACGGTCGGGTCAGGCGGCCATGCGCTTGATATCGCCGAAGGCATCTATAATATCACCATGCTTGACGCCAATGGCCAGGAAGTGAAATTAATCACGGGTACGGATGTCCAGCAAATCAGCGTGCAGTCCGAAAAGCCGGCAATTGACAGCGACAGCAACGGTCTGCCGGATTTGCCGGACGGGGCGGTCACGGGTTTTAAAGTCGGCGATACAGCGCTGGACGTAAAGGATTTTACCCAAGGTAAGCTGAGATCAATGGCTGAAGCGTACGGCTACCAGGATGGATCAGAAGTGAAAGGTCTGTACCCTCGCATGCTGGATGATTTAGATAAGCTAGCCTATACGTTCGCGACGATGTTTAATAACCAGCATAAAGAGGGGTACGGGCTGAATCAGGATCAAAAGGGGAAAGAGTTTTTTGACGTAAGTGGACTGACAAAAGACAATTATAAAGACGCCGCGAAAATCATTGCAATACAGAAGGATCTTGATCCTGAGGATATTGCAGCCTCTCAAGTAGCTGCCGATTTATCCGTTCAGCCGATTAAATCCAATGGCGGAAACGGAAAGAACGCGATTGAGCTAGGTAAGATTTCCAGCAACTTGATAACCGCAGCTGACGGTGTGCCTGTTGAAGCTGGTTCGATCAAAACCTTTTTTGAAGGCGTGATCGGACGTCTCGGCGTCGAGGCCTTAAAGGCCAACCGGCTGGCAAGCGACACGAAGATATTGACCGCCTCTATTGAAACGAACCGCCAGTCCATCAGCTCGGTATCGCTGGATGAAGAAATGACGAATTTAATTAAATATCAGCATGCCTATAATGCCGCAGCCAGAAATATTACGGTCGTTGATGAAATGCTTGACAAAATTATTAATGGCATGGGCGTTGTAGGAAGATAA
- a CDS encoding flagellar protein FlgN: MPAQKLIETLDKMVRLHERLLQLAEKKTEVIKLNDMNGLDQLLKDEQKYVAAIQTMESQRKQQVMELTGRGDATLSDCIRQAPADEQERLQELQRGLFQYVTELKEQNELNQQLVYQSLQFVNMSMGLLQPQPERATYSHPAKHRSQQPHKQSMFDSQV, encoded by the coding sequence ATGCCCGCACAAAAGCTAATCGAAACACTCGATAAGATGGTTCGCCTGCATGAAAGGCTCCTCCAGTTAGCGGAGAAGAAAACAGAAGTAATTAAGCTGAATGATATGAACGGACTCGATCAATTGCTCAAGGACGAGCAGAAGTATGTGGCGGCCATTCAGACGATGGAAAGCCAAAGGAAGCAGCAAGTGATGGAGCTGACGGGCCGAGGAGATGCGACGCTTTCTGACTGCATCCGCCAGGCTCCGGCAGACGAACAGGAACGTCTGCAGGAGCTGCAGCGCGGCCTGTTCCAGTATGTGACAGAGCTGAAGGAGCAAAATGAGCTCAACCAGCAGCTCGTGTATCAATCATTGCAGTTTGTCAATATGAGCATGGGACTCTTGCAGCCGCAGCCGGAGCGGGCTACCTACAGCCACCCGGCCAAACACCGAAGCCAGCAGCCGCACAAGCAATCCATGTTTGACTCACAAGTATAA
- the flgM gene encoding flagellar biosynthesis anti-sigma factor FlgM, whose protein sequence is MKIQKTGVSGMNPYQKQLNKQEEAKKTSGAPADKLEISSAAKEMQEASKLLQERRDRISDLKQEVASGHYKPNPEQIAKGLVNFFTRK, encoded by the coding sequence TTGAAAATTCAAAAGACAGGCGTATCCGGAATGAATCCATATCAAAAGCAGCTTAACAAACAAGAGGAAGCGAAGAAAACTTCCGGAGCGCCAGCCGATAAGCTGGAAATCTCTTCAGCGGCCAAAGAAATGCAGGAAGCATCAAAGCTTTTACAGGAGCGCAGGGATAGGATTTCTGATTTGAAACAGGAAGTAGCCTCCGGACATTACAAGCCGAATCCGGAACAGATCGCCAAAGGACTTGTGAACTTTTTTACTAGAAAATAA
- a CDS encoding TIGR03826 family flagellar region protein — MNEITNCPRCGELYMSNAFRDVCAKCAKEEEQMYEKVYKFLRQRENRAATIERVVEATGVEEKLLYKWMKKGRLHAAQFPNMGYPCDRCGTLITRGTICAKCREEIKEDIKRAEKNEEFEKAKRENERITTYYAMNQDTSKE; from the coding sequence ATGAATGAAATTACCAATTGTCCGCGCTGCGGTGAGCTGTATATGAGTAATGCCTTTCGCGATGTGTGTGCCAAATGTGCCAAAGAAGAAGAACAAATGTATGAGAAGGTCTATAAATTTTTGCGGCAGCGCGAAAACCGTGCTGCGACGATTGAACGTGTTGTGGAAGCGACGGGTGTGGAGGAGAAATTGCTTTACAAATGGATGAAGAAGGGCCGCCTTCATGCCGCCCAATTTCCGAATATGGGCTATCCGTGCGACCGCTGCGGAACGCTGATTACGAGAGGGACGATCTGCGCTAAATGCCGAGAAGAGATAAAAGAGGATATCAAGCGGGCGGAAAAAAATGAAGAATTTGAAAAGGCAAAACGGGAAAATGAGAGAATCACCACTTATTACGCGATGAATCAAGATACATCAAAGGAATAG
- a CDS encoding ComF family protein — protein sequence MKRCLLCGQEQAALLNWRQFFLVQEAEELCGRCLSRFQPIEGERCQKCSRPLESLDAAHVEEGCCCDCLRWEQDPDYRGVLSGNLSLFTYNEAMQAWISRFKYRGDYVLARCFSKEIKRTLQQLEYDVLTVIPLSEERLRERGFNQAKALAEEAGLGVTDILQRMHAEKQAKKSRAERMQRKQVFSLIEKKEWSNQTIVIVDDIYTTGSTVRQAAKLLKGAGAKDIYSFTLSRG from the coding sequence ATGAAGCGCTGTTTGCTTTGCGGCCAAGAACAAGCCGCGCTGCTGAATTGGCGGCAGTTCTTCTTAGTGCAGGAGGCGGAAGAGCTTTGCGGGCGCTGCCTGTCAAGATTTCAGCCAATTGAAGGAGAGAGATGCCAGAAGTGTTCGCGCCCGCTGGAAAGTCTGGATGCAGCGCATGTGGAGGAAGGGTGCTGCTGCGATTGCTTGCGCTGGGAGCAGGACCCCGACTACCGCGGCGTGCTTTCCGGAAATCTTTCTCTGTTTACTTATAACGAGGCGATGCAGGCGTGGATCAGCCGTTTTAAATACCGCGGGGATTATGTGCTGGCGCGTTGTTTTTCGAAGGAGATCAAGCGGACCCTCCAGCAGCTGGAGTATGATGTGCTGACGGTGATCCCGCTGAGTGAAGAGCGGCTGAGGGAACGAGGATTCAATCAGGCGAAGGCATTAGCGGAGGAAGCGGGCCTTGGCGTGACGGATATCTTGCAGCGCATGCATGCTGAAAAGCAGGCCAAGAAATCCCGGGCCGAGCGGATGCAGAGGAAGCAAGTGTTTAGCCTGATCGAAAAAAAGGAGTGGAGCAATCAAACGATCGTGATAGTCGACGATATATATACTACAGGCTCCACGGTCAGGCAGGCGGCTAAATTGTTGAAGGGAGCGGGCGCAAAGGACATTTATTCCTTTACTCTATCCCGCGGTTAA
- a CDS encoding DEAD/DEAH box helicase, whose amino-acid sequence MMGRVSECSKIVRWAGPEPELEGDGTLCWNGKLSQGQQAASAAVRKAMAQQDELLVWAVCGAGKTEVLFQGIAEALQRKERVCIAAPRTDVVLELAPRLERVFPGLDIAALYGGSPDRHKYSPLTVSTTHQLFRFQEAFDVMIVDEVDAFPYSCDQPLQFAAEKARKPRSSLIYLTATPTRRWQEECRSERRKHVKIPARFHRHPLPVPQMAWCGRWPKALQKGKLPSRVADWLAIRLAQKKQALLFFPHIDEMQQALPLIQRLEPRTASVHAEDPDRQQKIMRMRQQELVLLLTTTILERGVTFPNADVAVIGAEEDIFTESALVQIAGRAGRSADFPHGEVTFFHFGRTRAMTRAIAHIEMMNKQGRERGLIDG is encoded by the coding sequence ATGATGGGGCGCGTATCCGAATGTTCCAAGATCGTTCGCTGGGCGGGCCCTGAGCCGGAGCTGGAAGGCGATGGAACGCTGTGCTGGAACGGAAAGCTATCACAGGGGCAGCAAGCTGCTTCCGCGGCAGTAAGGAAAGCGATGGCACAGCAAGACGAGCTGCTCGTCTGGGCTGTATGCGGAGCCGGCAAAACTGAGGTGCTGTTTCAAGGGATAGCTGAAGCGCTGCAAAGAAAAGAGCGGGTCTGCATTGCCGCGCCGAGAACGGATGTCGTCTTGGAGCTGGCACCGCGGCTTGAACGCGTGTTTCCGGGATTGGATATTGCCGCATTGTACGGCGGCAGCCCCGATCGTCACAAATACAGTCCGCTCACCGTCTCCACGACCCATCAGCTGTTCCGTTTTCAGGAAGCGTTCGATGTCATGATAGTAGATGAAGTAGATGCCTTTCCTTATTCTTGCGATCAGCCGCTGCAATTCGCGGCGGAAAAAGCCCGCAAGCCCCGATCTTCCCTCATTTACCTAACCGCCACACCCACGCGCCGCTGGCAGGAAGAATGCCGTTCGGAGCGCAGAAAGCATGTGAAAATTCCCGCCCGTTTCCACCGTCATCCGCTACCAGTGCCGCAGATGGCATGGTGCGGCCGCTGGCCAAAAGCCCTGCAAAAAGGCAAGTTGCCCTCCAGAGTGGCTGATTGGCTCGCGATTCGGCTGGCGCAGAAAAAGCAAGCCCTGCTGTTTTTTCCTCATATTGATGAAATGCAGCAAGCGCTGCCGCTAATTCAAAGGCTGGAACCCCGCACTGCCTCCGTCCATGCGGAAGATCCGGACCGTCAGCAAAAGATCATGCGCATGCGCCAGCAGGAGCTGGTGCTGCTATTGACCACGACCATTTTGGAGCGGGGGGTTACGTTCCCCAATGCGGATGTCGCCGTCATCGGCGCAGAAGAGGATATTTTCACAGAAAGCGCGCTCGTACAAATTGCCGGGCGCGCCGGCCGAAGCGCCGATTTTCCGCATGGCGAGGTAACCTTCTTTCACTTTGGACGGACGAGAGCGATGACGCGGGCAATCGCCCATATCGAAATGATGAATAAGCAAGGGCGGGAAAGGGGACTGATTGACGGATGA
- a CDS encoding DegV family protein, with product MKTAIITDSTAYLPKKLRDQFHIHMIPLSVIVGEETYREEVDLTAGEFYEEVRAGEKLPTTSQPPIGHFVQLYEQLAKEYDAVVGIYLSSGISGTYQTSIQAGEMVEGLRVYSFDSEISCGPQGFYALRAAELAQQGRDPEEIIAELEMMKASTRAYFMVDDLQHLKRGGRLNGAQALIGGLLQVKPLLHFADKKIVPFEKIRTSKKALKRIVELFEEDYQKGDPLSVVIIHANREAHVQQWKEELQQRFPQAEFSLGYFGPVIGTHLGEGAIGMGWMKKP from the coding sequence ATGAAAACGGCCATTATAACGGATAGTACGGCTTATCTTCCGAAGAAATTGCGCGATCAGTTCCATATACATATGATCCCATTAAGTGTGATTGTAGGAGAAGAGACATATCGGGAAGAGGTGGATCTGACCGCTGGCGAGTTTTATGAGGAAGTGCGCGCCGGAGAAAAGCTTCCGACTACGTCGCAGCCGCCGATCGGTCATTTTGTTCAGCTGTATGAACAGCTGGCGAAGGAATATGATGCGGTGGTTGGCATTTATCTTTCCAGCGGCATCAGCGGAACCTATCAGACCTCCATTCAGGCAGGTGAGATGGTAGAAGGCTTACGGGTGTATTCGTTCGACTCGGAAATCAGCTGCGGCCCTCAAGGATTTTATGCCTTGAGAGCCGCTGAGCTTGCGCAGCAAGGGCGGGATCCGGAAGAAATCATCGCTGAGCTGGAAATGATGAAGGCCTCCACTAGAGCTTACTTTATGGTGGACGACCTACAACACTTGAAGAGGGGCGGCCGCTTAAACGGGGCTCAGGCACTCATCGGCGGGCTGTTGCAGGTGAAGCCGCTGCTTCATTTTGCTGATAAGAAGATCGTGCCTTTTGAAAAAATCCGTACGAGTAAAAAAGCGTTAAAGCGCATTGTTGAGCTTTTCGAAGAAGATTATCAAAAAGGTGATCCGCTTTCTGTCGTGATCATTCATGCCAACCGCGAGGCCCATGTTCAGCAGTGGAAGGAGGAATTGCAGCAGCGTTTTCCGCAGGCTGAATTCAGCCTGGGCTATTTCGGTCCGGTCATCGGCACTCATCTGGGCGAAGGAGCGATCGGCATGGGCTGGATGAAGAAGCCTTGA
- a CDS encoding YybH family protein, whose product MKTHKLRFALLAGLLLTGCGDNADQQKETKLSEESKETKESAAKQTVRKPIEEAANLPPEVKKELMAAFQKHVAAFNAKDLEAYMNTISPQTRDLEEERQFVKKRFEAFDMKMEPQQTKIIKYDDKAKEAHFFIVMKSTTKDASSGRAVENQSRQIMQFKKEKDGWKQTALSAMQ is encoded by the coding sequence ATGAAGACGCATAAGCTCAGGTTCGCTTTGCTGGCCGGCCTTTTGCTTACCGGCTGCGGAGACAATGCAGACCAGCAGAAAGAGACTAAGCTGTCTGAGGAGTCTAAGGAGACGAAGGAGAGCGCGGCAAAGCAAACGGTGAGAAAGCCGATTGAAGAAGCGGCAAATCTTCCGCCTGAAGTGAAGAAGGAATTAATGGCCGCATTTCAAAAGCATGTGGCGGCATTTAACGCGAAGGATTTGGAGGCTTATATGAACACCATTTCCCCACAGACTAGGGATCTCGAGGAAGAGCGGCAGTTTGTGAAGAAGCGGTTTGAGGCTTTTGATATGAAGATGGAGCCGCAGCAGACGAAAATTATTAAATATGACGACAAAGCAAAAGAGGCCCATTTCTTTATCGTGATGAAATCCACAACGAAGGATGCATCGTCTGGACGGGCAGTCGAGAATCAGTCGCGGCAAATCATGCAATTTAAGAAAGAAAAGGATGGGTGGAAGCAAACAGCGCTATCCGCCATGCAATAA
- a CDS encoding response regulator produces MSTKIVIIDDHQLFREGVKRILEFEDSFEVVAEGDDGSEAVQLIEKHRPDVVLMDINMPEVNGVEATRGLVDRFPDTKVIILSIHDDENYVTHALKSGAMGYLLKEMDADALIEAVNVVSAGGSYLHPRVTHNLIEDYRRLANDEGSGKGFQQTEVRRPLHLLTRRECEVLQLLADGKSNRGIGEALYISEKTVKNHVSNILQKMNVNDRTQAVVTAIKKGWVEVR; encoded by the coding sequence ATGTCTACGAAAATTGTCATAATAGACGATCATCAATTATTTCGGGAAGGGGTCAAGCGAATTTTAGAGTTTGAAGATTCCTTCGAAGTAGTAGCGGAAGGAGACGACGGCAGCGAAGCGGTTCAACTGATTGAAAAACACCGTCCGGATGTCGTCCTAATGGATATCAATATGCCTGAAGTAAACGGAGTGGAGGCCACCCGCGGGCTCGTTGACCGATTCCCTGATACGAAGGTGATCATTTTAAGCATTCATGATGATGAGAATTATGTTACGCATGCGCTCAAGTCTGGAGCAATGGGCTATTTGCTGAAAGAAATGGATGCCGATGCTTTGATTGAAGCAGTAAATGTCGTCTCTGCCGGCGGTTCCTACTTGCATCCCCGCGTGACGCATAACTTGATTGAAGATTATCGCCGTTTAGCCAATGATGAGGGCAGCGGCAAAGGGTTCCAGCAAACGGAGGTGCGCCGCCCGCTTCACTTGCTGACGCGCCGCGAATGCGAGGTGCTTCAGCTGCTTGCGGATGGCAAAAGCAACAGAGGCATCGGCGAAGCGCTGTATATCAGTGAAAAAACGGTAAAGAACCACGTCAGCAACATCCTGCAAAAAATGAACGTGAATGACCGCACTCAAGCCGTCGTCACCGCCATTAAGAAGGGCTGGGTAGAGGTTCGGTAG
- a CDS encoding sensor histidine kinase: MAIKNANISLLDTILEKMIVTVDQSKGEIFAIAEQSRSEYETLLAELNSIRHQVHQIITEQDGLEVSVKLARKRLSEVSKHFHTYSEEAVREAYEKAHELTVKLLVSRQNEKRLLEKRNDLERRLKSVEMTIDRAEHLASQVSVVLNYLSQDIKQIGEVLEDARMKQEFGLQIMEAQEEERKRLSREIHDGPAQMMANVLLRSDLIEKLYKERQVEDAFEEIRSLKEMVRSALYEVRRIIYDLRPMALDDLGLVPTLKKYLATVEEYVQSLNKSTKITFANIGEEKRLSSKLEVALFRLIQESVQNALKHAEATAITVKLEINKHNVLAVIKDNGKGFNVKEKKTGSFGIMGMKERLELLEGDMSIHSKPGDGTLVMITVPIIEKTLN, from the coding sequence ATGGCGATTAAAAATGCGAACATCTCACTTTTAGATACCATTTTAGAAAAGATGATAGTGACCGTTGATCAAAGTAAGGGTGAAATCTTTGCGATTGCGGAACAAAGCCGAAGTGAGTATGAAACGCTGCTTGCCGAGCTCAACTCGATCCGCCATCAAGTACATCAGATCATTACTGAACAGGATGGTTTGGAAGTCAGCGTGAAGCTGGCAAGGAAGCGCTTATCGGAAGTGAGCAAACATTTTCATACATATTCTGAAGAAGCGGTGCGTGAAGCTTACGAGAAGGCTCATGAGTTAACGGTGAAATTGCTTGTATCGAGACAAAATGAAAAGCGGCTGTTAGAGAAGAGGAATGACCTGGAGCGGCGCCTGAAATCGGTGGAAATGACGATCGACCGGGCGGAGCATCTCGCTTCTCAGGTGTCCGTTGTGCTGAATTATTTGAGCCAAGATATCAAGCAGATTGGTGAAGTTCTAGAGGATGCGCGTATGAAGCAGGAGTTCGGCCTTCAGATTATGGAAGCTCAGGAAGAGGAACGAAAACGCCTGTCGCGGGAAATCCATGACGGACCTGCGCAAATGATGGCGAATGTCCTTCTCCGCTCTGATTTAATTGAGAAGCTGTACAAAGAGCGGCAAGTGGAGGATGCGTTTGAAGAGATCCGCAGTTTGAAGGAAATGGTTCGTTCGGCTTTGTATGAAGTGCGGCGGATTATTTATGACCTGCGCCCAATGGCCTTAGATGATCTCGGGTTGGTTCCTACGCTGAAGAAGTATTTGGCAACGGTGGAGGAATATGTACAATCCTTGAATAAATCGACGAAGATTACCTTTGCAAATATAGGGGAAGAAAAGCGGCTTTCTTCTAAATTGGAAGTGGCTTTATTCCGGCTCATACAGGAATCAGTACAAAACGCATTGAAGCATGCGGAAGCTACGGCTATTACAGTGAAACTTGAAATCAATAAACATAATGTGCTGGCTGTCATTAAGGACAACGGCAAAGGATTTAATGTGAAAGAGAAGAAAACGGGATCATTTGGAATCATGGGCATGAAGGAGCGGCTGGAGCTGCTGGAGGGAGATATGTCCATTCACTCCAAACCGGGCGACGGAACTTTAGTCATGATTACCGTTCCCATTATAGAGAAGACGTTGAACTAA
- a CDS encoding YigZ family protein, translating to MLSQYYTVKGYGENEIVIQKSRFIAYISRAETEEEAQQFIADIKKKHWNATHNCSAYMVGERNQIQKANDDGEPSGTAGIPMLEVLKKRNLKDTVVVVTRYFGGIKLGAGGLIRAYGRATSEGLNAVGIVERKLMQIMKTKIDYSWLGKIENEIRSSVYTLKDIHYADVVEVETFVEESQKAAFEQWMIELTNGQAIIREGDVLYQERLVQK from the coding sequence TTGTTATCCCAATATTATACCGTTAAAGGCTATGGAGAAAATGAAATAGTTATTCAAAAGTCACGATTTATTGCCTATATCAGCCGAGCCGAGACCGAGGAAGAGGCTCAGCAATTTATCGCCGATATAAAGAAAAAGCATTGGAACGCCACCCATAACTGCTCCGCTTATATGGTCGGCGAAAGGAACCAGATTCAAAAAGCAAACGATGATGGAGAACCGAGCGGCACAGCCGGAATCCCAATGCTTGAGGTGCTGAAAAAACGCAACCTGAAAGATACCGTCGTCGTGGTCACCCGCTACTTCGGCGGCATCAAGCTTGGCGCTGGCGGCTTGATCCGCGCTTACGGGAGAGCGACCTCAGAAGGGCTGAATGCTGTCGGCATCGTAGAACGCAAGCTGATGCAAATCATGAAAACAAAGATTGACTACAGCTGGCTTGGAAAAATTGAAAATGAAATTCGTTCATCGGTTTACACATTGAAGGATATCCATTATGCAGATGTTGTCGAAGTGGAAACCTTTGTCGAAGAAAGCCAGAAAGCGGCTTTTGAGCAGTGGATGATCGAGCTGACGAATGGCCAAGCCATCATCCGGGAGGGGGATGTTCTCTATCAGGAGCGGCTCGTTCAAAAGTAA
- a CDS encoding LCP family protein: MPSDRQRMQKRKRHKRRRRLMLFFITPLLFLTFTAAGYGAFLYKKAESIFTNSYADDGRSKSALRNAKVHPLKDNISILFIGIDESEQRDFGDQTRSDALMLATLNAKDKSIKLLSIPRDSYVYVPEVEYKTKINHAHAYGGAKATIETVEELLEVPVDYYVRMNFYAFMDVVDALGGVTYDVPYELYEKNSKDAHNAIHLKPGKQTLSGEEALALARTRKLDSDIERGKRQQELLKAVTRKAISVNSISKYDEILEAVGSNMKTNMTFGEMKALIKYGNSGKLKFETLTLAGQDGRMENGAYIYELDEVELEVIKRKLSRHLDLP; this comes from the coding sequence ATGCCATCTGATAGACAGCGTATGCAAAAGCGCAAAAGGCATAAACGGAGACGACGCCTGATGCTGTTTTTTATTACGCCCCTGTTGTTTTTAACGTTTACGGCCGCTGGTTACGGTGCCTTTTTGTATAAAAAGGCGGAATCCATCTTTACTAACTCATATGCAGATGACGGAAGAAGCAAATCCGCCCTTCGAAATGCGAAAGTCCACCCGCTCAAGGATAATATTTCGATTCTCTTTATCGGGATTGACGAAAGTGAACAGCGTGATTTCGGAGACCAAACGCGTTCAGACGCCCTCATGCTGGCTACGTTAAACGCCAAGGATAAATCCATCAAACTGCTGAGCATTCCCCGTGATTCTTACGTGTATGTTCCAGAGGTAGAATATAAAACAAAAATTAACCATGCGCATGCTTACGGAGGGGCAAAGGCCACCATTGAAACAGTCGAAGAGCTGCTGGAAGTCCCTGTCGATTATTATGTGCGCATGAACTTCTACGCCTTTATGGATGTCGTCGATGCACTCGGCGGCGTGACATATGACGTGCCTTACGAATTGTATGAAAAGAATTCCAAGGATGCTCACAATGCCATTCACCTTAAGCCGGGCAAACAAACGTTAAGTGGCGAAGAAGCGCTTGCTCTCGCCCGCACGCGCAAGCTAGACAGCGATATCGAACGCGGCAAGCGTCAGCAGGAGCTGTTGAAAGCCGTCACCAGAAAAGCAATTTCCGTGAATTCGATTTCAAAATATGATGAAATTCTTGAAGCGGTCGGCTCCAATATGAAAACCAATATGACATTTGGTGAAATGAAGGCCCTGATCAAATACGGAAACTCTGGCAAACTCAAATTCGAAACTCTGACTCTGGCAGGCCAAGACGGCAGAATGGAGAACGGAGCGTATATTTATGAACTGGATGAAGTAGAGCTGGAGGTCATTAAGCGCAAGCTGTCCCGGCATCTGGATCTGCCTTAA
- a CDS encoding glycosyltransferase family 4 protein: MVALAFVICLIASLLITPLVKKLAIAVGAVDKPNYRKVHQKIMPRMGGLAIFFSFIIGMLILQPYAEFNAAIIVGSIIIILTGVLDDRFELSAKVKLAGQVLAALIVVVYGGVQVEFINLPFGGQMEFGYLSIPLTILWIVGITNAINLIDGLDGLAAGVSSIALLTISLVAFMKGDVYVMSVALIVLGSTLGFLRYNFHPAKIFMGDTGALFLGYIISVLALLGFKNITVVSLIIPIIILGVPITDTFFAIVRRKVNKQPLSAPDKSHLHHCLLRLGFTHKQTVLIIYAIASMFGLAAVIFTKATLWGAIILIGVLVIAIELFVESVGLVSSNYKPLIKFMRVRAKKN, from the coding sequence ATGGTTGCCCTTGCCTTTGTGATCTGTTTAATAGCATCGCTTTTGATCACGCCGCTTGTGAAAAAACTGGCGATTGCTGTAGGAGCAGTGGATAAACCGAATTATCGTAAAGTACACCAGAAAATTATGCCGCGCATGGGTGGATTAGCGATTTTTTTCAGCTTTATCATCGGCATGCTTATTCTCCAGCCCTATGCGGAATTTAACGCAGCGATTATCGTGGGGAGCATCATCATTATCCTGACGGGCGTGTTGGATGACCGCTTTGAGCTATCAGCGAAAGTCAAGCTGGCCGGACAAGTGCTGGCTGCGCTCATCGTTGTGGTCTATGGCGGAGTGCAAGTGGAATTTATCAATTTGCCGTTCGGCGGTCAGATGGAGTTTGGTTATCTCAGCATTCCTTTAACCATTCTATGGATTGTGGGCATCACCAATGCCATTAATTTAATTGACGGCCTCGATGGATTAGCCGCTGGAGTTTCTTCGATCGCCTTGCTGACGATCAGCCTGGTGGCCTTTATGAAAGGCGACGTGTACGTGATGAGCGTAGCGCTGATTGTATTAGGAAGCACACTTGGCTTTTTGCGTTATAACTTCCACCCGGCCAAGATCTTTATGGGCGATACCGGCGCTTTGTTTCTCGGATATATTATCTCGGTTCTTGCATTGCTTGGATTTAAAAACATTACGGTCGTTTCACTAATCATTCCGATTATTATTCTAGGGGTGCCGATTACGGATACGTTCTTTGCAATCGTTCGCAGAAAGGTAAACAAGCAGCCGCTTTCAGCTCCGGATAAGTCCCATCTTCACCATTGTCTGCTGCGCTTGGGATTCACTCATAAACAGACCGTGCTGATTATTTACGCAATTGCCTCAATGTTTGGGCTAGCAGCCGTTATTTTTACGAAAGCGACACTTTGGGGAGCCATTATCTTAATTGGCGTGCTTGTTATTGCCATCGAATTATTTGTGGAGAGCGTCGGGCTTGTTAGCTCTAACTATAAGCCGCTTATCAAATTCATGAGAGTTCGCGCCAAAAAAAATTAA